In Cryptomeria japonica chromosome 10, Sugi_1.0, whole genome shotgun sequence, a genomic segment contains:
- the LOC131032414 gene encoding protein FAR1-RELATED SEQUENCE 3-like: MAKDQLEWPRTRVVYQVKVGPTVPQTSPANMVPPVWPRLEDNRRPFNCCELGVPLGMPSGNLNSSRLVPQQPPQDDINGDSSLVSLPRLKAMTWSMENQNSTPANRVAVINLKLQDYTKPSSGETKIKFPLSRDTLEAMLRSMYYIRDQLSNAAAAPSGPVLKKPRQ; the protein is encoded by the coding sequence ATGGCTAAAGATCAACTTGAATGGCCACGGACAAGGGTAGTCTATCAGGTTAAAGTTGGTCCAACAGTGCCTCAAACCTCACCTGCGAACATGGTACCTCCAGTATGGCCCCGCCTAGAAGACAACAGACGTCCCTTCAACTGCTGTGAACTTGGGGTTCCTTTGGGAATGCCCTCTGGAAATTTGAATTCTTCAAGATTGGTTCCCCAACAGCCACCGCAAGATGACATCAATGGAGATAGCTCTCTGGTTTCTCTACCTCGTCTCAAGGCAATGACATGGAGTATGGAGAATCAAAATTCTACACCTGCAAATCGAGTGGCTGTGATTAACCTTAAGCTTCAAGATTATACAAAGCCTTCATCCGGAGAAACAAAGATCAAGTTCCCGTTATCAAGAGATACATTGGAGGCAATGTTGAGATCAATGTACTATATAAGAGATCAGTTGTCAAATGCTGCTGCAGCTCCAAGTGGACCAGTACTCAAGAAGCCACGTCAGTAG